The following proteins are encoded in a genomic region of Acetobacter oryzoeni:
- a CDS encoding efflux RND transporter permease subunit: MNPSALFIRRPVATTLLMLAIFMAGLLGYHFLPVSALPQVDYPTITVETFYPGAGPDVMSTSVTAPLETQFGQMPGLDQMTSRSSGGASVITLRFALDTSMDVAEQEVQAAINQANSLLPTDLPAPPVYAKVNPADTPVLTLGITSSTIPLPEVEDYVDTRLAQKISQISGVGLVTLSGGNRKAIRVRVNIPKLTSYGMDLDTLRTTIGNVNVNSPTGTFDGPQKAATLQVDGQITSADVLLNQVIAYQNNGPIRLRDVATVVVGAENTQLAAWSNLTPALIMNVQRQPGANVISVVDNVKATLPALRETLPPGIDITPLTDRTTTIRASVSDVQGELFLSLALVVAVIFVFLRNIPATIIPSLSVPLSIIGTLAVMYLLDFSLDNLSLMALTIATGFVVDDAIVMIENISRYVEAGEDRMTAALKGAGEIGFTIISLTISLIAVLIPLLFMGDVVGRLFHEFALTLAVTIILSAVVSLTLVPMMCARILSERVHDAGSATTAFQRWSARMEDYTEKLIAGYDRMLDVVLAHRVLTLCVAVGTLVLTGVLAWVIPKGFFPAQDTGVIQGISVASQTISFESMKLHQQELAKVLLKDPDVVSLSSFVGVDGQNATLNQGRFLINLKPHDDRTSTAAQIARRLADETAQVAGIKLYMQPVQDLSLDTTVTATQYQFLLENPEYSAFKIWVPKLLDRLKQEPALSDVTSDLQASGLVAKVTLDRATGARYSITPQTVDNVLYDSFGQRQISTIYTQSNQYRVILEADPRFQTNLTSLSQLYLPGISGNSGESVSGPTRSPTSGLVPLAAVTTVTQETAPLLLTHFGQFPATTISFNLSDGYALGDATAAIRKVEKEIGLPSAFQTSFQGTAAAFEGSLSNELFLVAAALIAVYIVLGILYESFVHPVTILSTLPSAAIGALLTLMIAGVDLDIMGIIGIVLLIGIVKKNAIMMIDFALEAEREHGMDSLQSIRTAATLRFRPILMTTLAAMLGAVPMVISHGTGSELRYPLGLSIIGGLALSQLLTLFTTPVIYLALDTLAHKFNSMRHRHNQPSAPPPADGHSAP; the protein is encoded by the coding sequence GTGAACCCATCAGCCCTTTTTATTCGCAGGCCGGTTGCCACTACTCTGCTTATGCTGGCCATTTTTATGGCTGGCCTGCTGGGCTACCATTTTCTGCCCGTTTCCGCCCTGCCTCAGGTAGATTACCCAACCATTACGGTTGAAACATTCTACCCCGGCGCCGGGCCGGATGTGATGTCCACCTCCGTTACCGCACCGCTGGAAACCCAGTTCGGCCAGATGCCGGGGCTGGACCAGATGACATCACGCTCATCTGGTGGGGCATCGGTTATTACTCTGCGCTTTGCGCTTGATACCTCCATGGATGTGGCGGAGCAGGAAGTTCAGGCCGCCATCAACCAGGCCAACTCTCTGCTGCCAACAGATCTGCCAGCCCCTCCGGTTTACGCCAAGGTAAACCCGGCAGATACACCTGTGCTTACGCTGGGCATTACATCCTCCACCATTCCGCTGCCCGAAGTGGAAGATTACGTGGATACCCGTCTGGCGCAAAAGATCAGCCAGATTTCCGGCGTGGGGCTTGTGACGCTTTCTGGTGGTAACCGCAAGGCCATTCGGGTGCGCGTGAACATACCCAAGCTGACCTCCTACGGCATGGATCTGGACACGTTGCGCACCACCATTGGCAACGTGAACGTAAATTCCCCCACCGGTACGTTTGATGGCCCGCAAAAGGCCGCCACGTTGCAGGTGGATGGGCAGATTACCAGCGCAGATGTGCTGCTTAATCAGGTAATCGCCTATCAGAACAACGGCCCCATTCGCCTGCGTGATGTGGCAACGGTGGTTGTGGGTGCAGAAAACACGCAGCTTGCGGCGTGGTCCAACCTGACACCTGCACTCATCATGAACGTGCAGCGCCAGCCCGGCGCCAACGTGATTTCTGTGGTGGACAACGTAAAGGCTACCCTGCCTGCCCTGCGGGAAACGCTGCCTCCGGGCATTGATATTACCCCGTTAACAGACCGCACAACCACCATCCGCGCCTCTGTTTCCGATGTGCAGGGTGAACTGTTTTTATCCCTCGCGCTGGTTGTGGCGGTTATTTTTGTATTCCTGCGCAATATCCCAGCCACCATTATTCCCAGCCTGTCTGTGCCGCTTTCCATTATCGGCACGCTGGCGGTGATGTATCTGCTCGATTTCTCGCTGGATAATCTGTCCCTCATGGCGCTGACCATTGCCACCGGCTTTGTGGTGGATGATGCCATTGTCATGATCGAGAACATCTCCCGCTACGTGGAAGCAGGAGAAGACCGGATGACAGCCGCCCTGAAAGGGGCCGGGGAAATTGGCTTTACCATTATCTCGCTTACAATTTCGCTGATTGCGGTGCTGATTCCGCTGCTGTTCATGGGCGATGTGGTGGGCCGCCTGTTCCATGAATTTGCGCTTACGCTGGCTGTTACCATCATTCTGTCTGCCGTGGTCTCGCTTACGCTGGTGCCGATGATGTGTGCGCGCATTCTTTCCGAACGTGTGCATGATGCCGGATCTGCCACTACGGCATTCCAGCGCTGGTCTGCCCGGATGGAAGACTATACGGAAAAGCTGATTGCCGGGTATGACCGCATGCTGGATGTGGTGCTGGCCCACCGCGTGCTCACTCTGTGCGTGGCTGTAGGTACGCTGGTGCTTACGGGCGTGCTGGCATGGGTTATTCCCAAAGGTTTTTTCCCCGCGCAGGATACGGGGGTTATTCAGGGCATCTCCGTTGCCTCACAAACCATCTCTTTCGAGAGCATGAAGCTGCATCAGCAGGAACTGGCCAAAGTGCTGCTGAAGGACCCGGATGTGGTCTCGCTCTCCTCCTTTGTCGGGGTGGATGGGCAGAACGCAACACTCAATCAGGGCCGGTTCCTCATCAACCTCAAACCGCATGATGATCGCACAAGCACTGCGGCACAGATTGCCCGCCGGCTGGCAGATGAAACCGCACAGGTAGCGGGTATCAAACTGTATATGCAGCCTGTTCAGGACCTTTCTCTGGATACAACGGTTACGGCTACGCAATACCAGTTTTTGTTGGAAAACCCGGAATACAGCGCCTTTAAAATATGGGTGCCAAAGCTGCTGGACCGCCTGAAGCAGGAACCTGCGCTTTCTGATGTAACATCGGATTTGCAGGCATCTGGGCTGGTGGCAAAGGTAACGCTGGATAGAGCCACCGGGGCGCGCTATTCCATCACGCCGCAAACCGTTGATAACGTGCTGTATGACAGCTTTGGCCAGCGGCAGATTTCCACCATCTATACGCAGTCCAACCAGTATCGCGTTATTCTGGAAGCGGACCCTCGGTTCCAGACCAACCTTACCTCACTCTCCCAGCTTTACCTGCCGGGTATTAGCGGCAATTCGGGGGAAAGTGTTTCTGGCCCCACACGTTCGCCCACCTCCGGATTGGTGCCGCTGGCTGCCGTTACCACCGTTACGCAGGAAACAGCGCCCCTGCTGCTTACGCATTTTGGGCAGTTCCCCGCCACCACCATTTCCTTCAATCTGAGCGATGGTTACGCGCTGGGGGATGCCACGGCCGCCATTCGCAAGGTGGAAAAGGAAATAGGGCTGCCCTCTGCTTTCCAGACATCGTTCCAAGGCACGGCGGCAGCGTTTGAAGGCTCGCTCAGCAACGAACTGTTCCTTGTGGCAGCGGCGCTGATAGCCGTGTACATCGTGCTGGGTATTCTTTACGAAAGCTTTGTGCACCCGGTTACCATTCTGTCCACCCTGCCCTCCGCCGCCATTGGTGCGCTGCTGACGCTGATGATTGCAGGTGTGGATCTGGATATTATGGGCATTATCGGCATTGTGCTGCTGATTGGCATTGTGAAGAAAAACGCCATCATGATGATCGACTTCGCGCTGGAAGCCGAGCGCGAGCATGGCATGGACTCCCTGCAATCCATCCGCACCGCCGCCACACTACGTTTTCGCCCTATTTTGATGACAACCCTTGCCGCCATGCTGGGCGCCGTACCTATGGTAATCTCACACGGCACGGGCTCGGAACTGCGTTACCCTCTGGGGCTGAGCATTATTGGCGGGTTGGCACTCTCCCAATTGCTTACGCTGTTCACCACGCCGGTTATCTATCTGGCGCTGGATACGCTGGCCCATAAGTTCAATAGCATGCGGCATCGGCACAACCAGCCTTCTGCCCCACCTCCGGCTGATGGACATTCCGCGCCATGA